ACTCCAAGTCACCCTCTGTGCACTCCAATCCCCGGCAAATCAGGCAAGGCGCCCCAGTTGGGACAGCACCTGTTTGGGGCGGTTCGTAATGATTGCCTCCACTCCGAGGCTCGCGCAGAGTTCGACGTCTTCCGGTTCGTTGACGGTCCAGACATGGACACGGTGACCCGCTCTGTGCAGCCGCTCCACATAGCCCGGCTGATTGCGCACGATGCGGATGCCGGGCCCCGCGATCCGGGCTCCCGCGGGCAGCCGTCCGTCGCGCAGCCGGGGTGAGACGAACTGCATCAGATAGACGGTCGGCAGTTGCGGCGCCGCGTCGGCGATGCGGTGCAGCGAGCGGGCCGAGAAACTCATGATGCGTACGGGCGACTCCCCGGGGGCCGGACCGTCGAGTCCGAAGCGCTTGAGCGTCTGGAGCAGCCGCTCCTCCACCTGTCCGGCCCAGCGGGTGGGATGTTTGGTCTCGATGGCGAGCTCGATGCGCCGGTCGGTGTCGGCGATGAGTTCGAGCAGGCGCTCCAGCGTCAGTACGGAGGTGAGGGAGCGGTCCTTCCAGTCCGGGCTCTCCTCGCTGTCCATGGTCTCCATCCACGAGCCGAAGTCGAGGGTGGCCAGATCGGCGAGCTCCAGGGCGGAGACGGCGCCGCGTCCGTTGGAGGTGCGGTTCACACGGCGGTCGTGTACGCACACGAGGTGCCCGTCGGCGGTCAGCCGTACATCGCATTCCAGTGCGTCGGCACCGTCCTCGATGGCCTTCTTGTATGCGGCCAGAGTGTGTTCAGGGGCGTCCTCGGAGGCTCCTCGGTGGGCGACGACCTGGATGCTGGGCTGCCGTGCTTGAGTCACCCCGCCATGGTGTCACCGAGACGGGGTAAGCGTCGGGCGGTGCCCCTCCTGGGCCCTCCTGCGGATGCGTCCCGTTTGTCCAGTAATAAAGGATGGCGGGGAGACACACAGGTCCTGCTTACCGTGGCCTGACGGGCGGTGGGAAAAGCTGAGGGCAGAGACGTACGAGAGACATGTCCATGCCGAAGGGGTCTACCGACACCTGAACGCGGCGGAAAACAGCGGAACTCTTGCCGAAGACTGATGCGGAACCTGAGGAGTAAAAGACTGTGAGCACCGAGAACGAGGGCACAGCGGTCCCGTCCGCCCCGTCCGTACCTCCCGTGCCGGTTGCCGCTCCCGAGGGCACGCCCGCGTCCGCCCCGGGGGAGTTCACCCACGAGCGGCAGTACGCGGGGCGGACGGGCAGCCCGGATCAGCCGGGCGATCCCGGTCGGCCGGGCCGGTCCGGTGAGCCCGGTCACGGCTCCGAGCCCACCACGCAGTTGCCCGGAGCCGTACCGGCGTACCTCCCCGGCTCGACGGGACCCGGCGGCTCGGCCCCCGACGCCGGGTGGCCGCCGCCCCCGCCGAGCCAGCCTCATTACGGAGGCGGCGGCGGATGGGGCGAGCCGCCCGCGTCCGGCCCCCAGCCGTCGCGCAAGCGCCCCGGCGGGCTCATCGCCGCGGTCCTCGCGTCGGCGCTGGTCGCCGGTGTGGTCGGCGGCGGGATCGGCTTCTGGGCGGCCGACAACAGCGACGACAGCGTCGGCGGCGGATCGACCACGGTCTCCGCGGCCGACCCGGCCCTCAAGCGCGACGCGGGCAGCACGGCCGCGGTGGCCGGCGAGGCGCTCCCGAGCGTGGTCACCATCACGGCGCAGGGCCAGGGCGGCGACGGCGGCACGGGCACGGGCTTCATCTACGACAAGCAGGGCCACATCCTCACGAACAACCACGTGGTGGCCTCGGCCGCCGACGGCGGAGACCTGACGGCGACGTTCTCCAACGGCAAGGAGTACGCGGCCGAGGTCGTCGGCCGCGCCGAGGGTTACGACGTCGCCGTGATGAAGCTGAAGGACCCGCCGTCCGGGCTGAAGCCGCTGGCGCTGGGCAATTCGGACAAGGTGGCCGTCGGCGACTCGACGATCGCGATCGGCGCGCCGTTCGGGCTCTCCAACACCGTCACCACGGGCATCATCAGCGCCAAGAACCGTCCGGTGGCCTCCGGCGACGGCACCAGCGACAAGAACTCGTACATGAGCGCCCTTCAGACCGACGCCTCCATCAACCCCGGCAACTCCGGCGGTCCGCTGCTGGACGCGCGGGGCGCGGTGATCGGTATGAACTCGGCGATCCAGCCCACGGGCGGCGGCGGTGGCGGTGGCGGCGGCCAGTCGGGCTCGGTCGGCCTCGGCTTCGCCATCCCGATCAACCAGGCGAGGAACGTCGCCGGGGAGCTCATCAGGACCGGCCAGCCCGTCTACCCCGTCATCGGTGCGACGGTCTCCATGTCGGAGGGCGGCGACGGCGCGACGATCTCGGGCGACGACGCGAGCGGCAGCCCGGCTGTGACGCCGGACGGGCCGGCCGCGAAGGCGGGGCTCAAGTCGGGTGACGTCATCACGAAGTTCAACAACGTGCAGATCGACAGCGGCCCGACGCTGATCAGCGAGATCTGGACGCACAAGCCGGGCGACAAGATCAAGATCACCTATACGCGCGACGGCAAGCAGTCCCAGGTCGACGTCACGTTGGGCGAGCGCAAGGGCGACACGCGGTAGGAGCGGGCGGGGGACTGTAGAAGGACGGGCCGGGTGCCGAGTTGGGGTTCGGCGCCCCGCCCGGCTGACCGCCTGCGGCCGGTCTTCGCCAGGCGGCTGCGGCAGCCGCGAAACGCTGATTTAACCGCGACGGCCGGGCCGTGAAATATGCCTCGGACACCTTTCTCCCAGATCTGACGTAATGACCCGTCCGGGAGAGGTATGGCATGCGAGGAATCCTGCGTCGAACCGCGTTGCTGACGGCGGTCGTCGCCCTGACCGCCGGCACGGCCACCGCCGCCGAACAGAACAAGTCACCCGCCAAGCGCCCGAAGGTGGCGGTCATCGGCACCGGCGGAACGATCGCCGGAGTGAGCGAGAGCAGGGTGGACTTCCAGGACTACCAGTCCGGCAAGATTCCCGTCTCCGAACTCGTCGGCGAGCTGAAGCCGGAGGTGAACGAGATCGCCGACGTGTCCACGGTGCAGTTCGGCAACAAGGGCTCGGGCAGCTACTCCATAGCCGACTTCCGCGAGTTGACCCTGGCGGTCGACAAGGCCCTCCGTACGAATGACGCGGCCGTTGTCACCACCGGCACGGACACGATGGAGGAGTTCGCCTACTGGCTCGATCTGACGGTCCGCAGCGACAAGCCGGTGATCCTCACCGGTGCGATGCGCCCGTGGACCGTCCTCGGTACGGACGGCCCCGCGAACCTCTACAACGCCATCCAGCTCGCCGCCAGCCGTAAGACCACCTGCTTCGGCAGCGTCATCATGCTCAACGACGAGATCCAGGCCGCGCGCGAGGTGCGCAAGACGGACGCGCTGCGCATGGACACCTTCAACAGCGGCGCGAGCGGGTCGCTGGGCGTGGTGGACCAGGAGCGCGTCCGGATCAACAGGGCGCCCGCGCGGGTCGAGAAGTGCGGTAAGCCGGGCTGGCGCACTCCCTTCGACGTCGGCGGCATCGCGGCCAAGGACCTGCCGAAGGTCGAGATCGCGTACAGCTACCAGGGCGCGGGCGGCGAGGCCGTGAAGGCATTCGCCGACGCGGGCGCTGACGGCGTCGTCACGGCGGGTACGGGCGCGGGCGGCATCTCGTCGTCCATGTCGGCGGCGCGCGCCGACGCCACCAAGCAGGGCGTGGTGTTCGCTTCGACCACGCGTACGGGCAACGGCGCCGTCTACGACGCGGGAGGCGAAGGCGCGGTGATCGGGGCGGCGGACCTCACCGCTCAGAAGGCCCGCATCCTGCTGCTGCTCTCGCTGGCGAAGACGGACGACGTGGACAAGATCCGCGGGTGGTTCACGACGCTGGGGACGGCGGAGTTCACGAGTCACGGGTAGTCGAAGGGGCGGGCCGGGGCGCCGGGGCGGGCGGCGAGCGCGGTCGTCGGCCCGTCGACCATGGCGACGACGACGGCCCGGTTGAGCGCGACGACCGGGGACGACCAGACCGCCAGCAGGGCGTCGTACAGGACCAGGATCTGCTCCCGGTCCGTCTCGGCGTACGTCGGCCTGGAGCGCGTACCGCCCCGGGCCGCCACCCCGGAGCGCGCCCATGAATCGACGACGCGCGCTCCCATCGCGGCGATCTGCTCCCCGACGCGCAGGTTGGCCTCCATGACGTCGGGCGGGATGTCGGCGACACCGCCCGGGGTCTCCTTCTCGTAGATCAGAATCGCGTACTGCGGCAGGCCACTTGCCCCCCGGTCCGCCCCCCGGTCCGCCCGCTCACCGCGCGGTTCGCCAGTTGTCCGTCTCCGGGCCCATCGCCCCGTACTCGATCTCGCCGCCCCGCGCGTATGTACTGACGACGACTCCGCTCTCGGACCTGGTGGTGTCGATCAGCTTGAGCCCGGTCGGGACCGTGCCCTTCCCGAACAGCCGCTTGCCGGAACCGATGAGCACCGGGAAGACCAGCAGGTGGTACTCGTCCACGAGGTCGTGCTCGATGAGCGTCTGAAGCAGTTCACAGCTGCCGTGCACCTGGATCTCACCGCCGTCGCCCTCCTTGAGCGCGGCGACGGCATCGGCGACGTCGCCCGTCAGCAGCGTCGAGTTCTGCCACGGCACGGAGTCCAGTGTCCTCGACGCGACGTACTTCGGCATGGAGTTCAGCTTCGACCCGATCGGATCGTCGTCGGCTGCGAGCGGCCAGGCGGCGGCGAAGATCTCGTACGTCCTGCGCCCGAGGAGCAGCGCGTCCGCGCGGCCGACCACGTCGGTCATCCGGTCGAGGAGGTCCATCCTGAAGAGCGGCGCGGACCATCCCCCGTGCTCGAACCCGCCGTCGCGGTCCTCGTCACCGCCGCCGGGGGCCTGCATGACCCCGTCGAGGGAGAGGAATGTGGTCACCATCAGCTTTCGCATGCGCGTTTCCTTCGCTCGTTGGCTCGCAAGCCCTTCAGCAGCTCGCGGGCTCTTCGGTTCGTACGGCTTGCGCCGCCCCTGTGCCGGCGGCCTCACTGACAACGTCGAACGGGACTGCCCGCCATCGACAGGGCGGGAGAAACAAACATTCAGGCGGGGACGTGAGGTGCGCGGCGTGACACCCCGGCCCGGAGATGGTCCGGCGTCGACGAGGGCTTCGTCTTCCGTACGAAGGCTGAGCGCAGTGCGTGGTACGGCGCGCCGGGATCGAAGAACGTGCGCCGCATCCGGGCCAGTTCCGCCTGCCGGTACGAGCTCAGCGGCGCGACGGCCTCGTCCCTCTCGCGCGCCGCTTTCTTCTTACTGATGCGCTGTCGCGTTCCCGGCGCCGACGCGAGACGCGAGGCGTGGCGCGCGACCGCGGAGCCGAAGTCCTCGGGCGTGCTGTCGATGACGACGTCCACCAGCCCGATCTCGCGCGCGCGGGCCGCCGTCACCGGGAGGGCGCGCCGCGTCAGGCGCTCGGCCTCCTCGTCGCCCACCCGGCGGGGCAGCGTGTAGGTCCAGTACTCCGACCCGTACAGCCCCATCAGCCGGTAGTGCGGATTGAGTACGGCCCCGGCCCGGCACCAGACCTGGTCGGCGGCCAGGGCCAGCATGGCGCCGCCGGCCGCCGCGTTGCCGCCGAGCGCGCTCACGAGCAGCCGGTCCGTCGTGGTCAGCAGGGCCGCCACGAGGTCGTCCATGGCGTTGATGTTCGCCCACGACTCCCGCGCGGGGTCGGCGGACGCCTCGATGACGTTCAGATGGATGCCGTTGGAGAAGAAGTCCCGGCCCCCGCCGAGCACCAGCACCGTGGTCGGCCGGGAGCAGGCGAACTCGTACGCCCGGAGCAGGCGCCGGCACTGCGACGTACTCATCGCGCCGCCCGGAAAGGCGAACGACAGGAAGCCGGCCGGTCCCTCCTCGCGGTAGCGGATGTCACTCCACGTGCGCCGTCCGGCGGACAGCTCCCAGGGGACGTCGGCCTCGGGCAGCACCGGCATCCGGTCGCCGAGGGCGAGTACCGCGGGCAGCTTGAAGGTGGCCGCCTCGCCCGCCTTACGGCGGGGACGCAGCTCGGGGATCCACACCGCGCCGTCCACGGTCGCCCGGCAGATCGCACCCGCCCTGGTGGCCAGCAGCTCTCCCGGCTCGCCGCGCAGGGTGTCCTCCGGGTGGCCGCCGTGCAGGTACCACTCCTCTTCGAGGAGTACGTCCCGTACGCCGGGCTGCGAGTCCGCCCCGCGCAGCTTGCGTACGACGGTCCCGGTCGGGTCCGAGGCCCAGTCGACGCGTCTGAGACTCTGGTCGAAGTACGGGCGAGCGCACACCGCCGCTCCAGGGGCGTCCTGCGGTCGCGGAACGTAGGTCCCGGAGGCGAAGCGCTCCACCGCGAGCAGCACGGCTTCGAGGGCGGCGTCGGACACCTCGTTGCGGTAGAGATCGCTCTTCCCGACCGCCGGTACGGGACACCGGACGGAGGCCCACACGTCCCCGCCGTCCATTTCCGCCGAGGCTTGCAGGACGGTCACGCCCCAGTCGGCGGCGCCCGTGTGGACGGCCCAGTCCAAGGAGGACGGCCCGCGGTCGCCGACCGGTCCCGGATGGACGATCAGACAGACGTGCGCGGACCAGATGTCGGCCGGGATCGCGGTCCTGAGCATGGGGGCGATGACGAGATCGGGGGCGGTGCGGCGTACGGCTTCGCGCAAGTGCTCGTCGCCCAGGGCCAGTTCGACACGGACGCGGTGCCCGCGGTCCCCGAGCTCGGCGAAGACGCGCTGGGTCAGGCTGTTGAACGCGCTCGCGACCAGCAAGATGTCCACGACAAGCTCCCTCACGCCGACCGGTCGGGGCGGCCCGTACGCCGCCCGTCGCCGATCATGGCCCACGCACGGGCTCCGGTCCGCCGCCGACCCGCCAAGCGGCGGAGTGCCGTGCCCCGCGCGCACGAGCGGAATTCCCAATCCCCGGACCGGGAAATTGCCACGTACTGGTGAAAGCGGTCGCGGCACCCATTCGTCACGGCTTTACGAGGTATTGATCTCCCCGGTCTCCCCGGGCGAGGACCGCGTCGAGTACCCCACTGCAAGGGGGCCAGAAAAGATGGGCACCATGGACCGGCCGGCCGAGTCCCGGCAAGGGAATCCAAGGCATCAAAGGCGTCCAAGGAATCAAAGGCGTG
The nucleotide sequence above comes from Streptomyces sp. NBC_01716. Encoded proteins:
- a CDS encoding hydrogenase maturation protein; the protein is MDILLVASAFNSLTQRVFAELGDRGHRVRVELALGDEHLREAVRRTAPDLVIAPMLRTAIPADIWSAHVCLIVHPGPVGDRGPSSLDWAVHTGAADWGVTVLQASAEMDGGDVWASVRCPVPAVGKSDLYRNEVSDAALEAVLLAVERFASGTYVPRPQDAPGAAVCARPYFDQSLRRVDWASDPTGTVVRKLRGADSQPGVRDVLLEEEWYLHGGHPEDTLRGEPGELLATRAGAICRATVDGAVWIPELRPRRKAGEAATFKLPAVLALGDRMPVLPEADVPWELSAGRRTWSDIRYREEGPAGFLSFAFPGGAMSTSQCRRLLRAYEFACSRPTTVLVLGGGRDFFSNGIHLNVIEASADPARESWANINAMDDLVAALLTTTDRLLVSALGGNAAAGGAMLALAADQVWCRAGAVLNPHYRLMGLYGSEYWTYTLPRRVGDEEAERLTRRALPVTAARAREIGLVDVVIDSTPEDFGSAVARHASRLASAPGTRQRISKKKAARERDEAVAPLSSYRQAELARMRRTFFDPGAPYHALRSAFVRKTKPSSTPDHLRAGVSRRAPHVPA
- a CDS encoding glycerophosphodiester phosphodiesterase translates to MTQARQPSIQVVAHRGASEDAPEHTLAAYKKAIEDGADALECDVRLTADGHLVCVHDRRVNRTSNGRGAVSALELADLATLDFGSWMETMDSEESPDWKDRSLTSVLTLERLLELIADTDRRIELAIETKHPTRWAGQVEERLLQTLKRFGLDGPAPGESPVRIMSFSARSLHRIADAAPQLPTVYLMQFVSPRLRDGRLPAGARIAGPGIRIVRNQPGYVERLHRAGHRVHVWTVNEPEDVELCASLGVEAIITNRPKQVLSQLGRLA
- a CDS encoding dihydrofolate reductase family protein, whose amino-acid sequence is MRKLMVTTFLSLDGVMQAPGGGDEDRDGGFEHGGWSAPLFRMDLLDRMTDVVGRADALLLGRRTYEIFAAAWPLAADDDPIGSKLNSMPKYVASRTLDSVPWQNSTLLTGDVADAVAALKEGDGGEIQVHGSCELLQTLIEHDLVDEYHLLVFPVLIGSGKRLFGKGTVPTGLKLIDTTRSESGVVVSTYARGGEIEYGAMGPETDNWRTAR
- a CDS encoding asparaginase, producing MRGILRRTALLTAVVALTAGTATAAEQNKSPAKRPKVAVIGTGGTIAGVSESRVDFQDYQSGKIPVSELVGELKPEVNEIADVSTVQFGNKGSGSYSIADFRELTLAVDKALRTNDAAVVTTGTDTMEEFAYWLDLTVRSDKPVILTGAMRPWTVLGTDGPANLYNAIQLAASRKTTCFGSVIMLNDEIQAAREVRKTDALRMDTFNSGASGSLGVVDQERVRINRAPARVEKCGKPGWRTPFDVGGIAAKDLPKVEIAYSYQGAGGEAVKAFADAGADGVVTAGTGAGGISSSMSAARADATKQGVVFASTTRTGNGAVYDAGGEGAVIGAADLTAQKARILLLLSLAKTDDVDKIRGWFTTLGTAEFTSHG
- a CDS encoding S1C family serine protease, with amino-acid sequence MSTENEGTAVPSAPSVPPVPVAAPEGTPASAPGEFTHERQYAGRTGSPDQPGDPGRPGRSGEPGHGSEPTTQLPGAVPAYLPGSTGPGGSAPDAGWPPPPPSQPHYGGGGGWGEPPASGPQPSRKRPGGLIAAVLASALVAGVVGGGIGFWAADNSDDSVGGGSTTVSAADPALKRDAGSTAAVAGEALPSVVTITAQGQGGDGGTGTGFIYDKQGHILTNNHVVASAADGGDLTATFSNGKEYAAEVVGRAEGYDVAVMKLKDPPSGLKPLALGNSDKVAVGDSTIAIGAPFGLSNTVTTGIISAKNRPVASGDGTSDKNSYMSALQTDASINPGNSGGPLLDARGAVIGMNSAIQPTGGGGGGGGGQSGSVGLGFAIPINQARNVAGELIRTGQPVYPVIGATVSMSEGGDGATISGDDASGSPAVTPDGPAAKAGLKSGDVITKFNNVQIDSGPTLISEIWTHKPGDKIKITYTRDGKQSQVDVTLGERKGDTR